A single region of the Oenococcus kitaharae DSM 17330 genome encodes:
- the hprK gene encoding HPr(Ser) kinase/phosphatase, with the protein MDEQITVTVKDLVQNTALRVVWGEDDLDRPITVPDIARPGLQLTGFLDYFEPKRVQLYGVNETEYAKTMSHEQKMYVFKKMSTPLTPAFVVSTDLQVPDELIDAAKAAKIPVLTSSLTSSRLLSNMTYYLGAQLSERKAVHGVLIDINGIGVLLTGDPGIGKTEAALELIQQGKARLIADDRVDIYAEDEQRLVGAPSEVLANLMEVRGIGIIDVLQTYGAAAIRDHTTIVLNIDLKRSNEKVSNFDRLGDGGASFEILGIKIPKMELPVTSGRNTASVIDAAALKYRTERMGFDALSTLEERQRKLIKENEVHDQQNN; encoded by the coding sequence ATGGATGAACAAATAACAGTTACGGTTAAAGATTTGGTACAGAATACTGCGTTGCGCGTGGTTTGGGGAGAAGATGATTTGGACCGACCGATCACGGTTCCTGATATTGCGCGTCCCGGTTTGCAATTAACGGGATTTTTGGATTACTTTGAACCAAAACGCGTGCAGTTATATGGTGTTAATGAGACGGAATATGCTAAGACGATGTCGCATGAGCAGAAAATGTATGTTTTTAAAAAAATGTCAACGCCATTGACTCCGGCTTTTGTTGTCTCAACTGATCTGCAAGTCCCTGATGAATTGATTGATGCCGCTAAGGCCGCAAAAATTCCAGTTTTGACCAGCTCCTTAACTTCGTCTAGACTACTGTCGAATATGACTTATTATTTAGGTGCTCAGTTATCGGAAAGAAAAGCTGTCCATGGCGTGCTGATCGATATCAACGGCATAGGTGTGTTATTGACGGGTGACCCTGGAATTGGGAAAACTGAAGCTGCTTTGGAACTGATTCAACAAGGAAAAGCTCGTTTGATTGCTGATGACCGGGTTGATATATACGCCGAAGATGAACAGCGTCTAGTGGGGGCTCCTTCTGAAGTTCTCGCCAATTTGATGGAGGTACGCGGTATTGGTATTATCGATGTTCTTCAAACATATGGTGCTGCTGCAATTCGTGACCATACAACGATTGTGCTGAATATCGATTTAAAGCGTTCTAATGAGAAAGTGTCAAACTTTGATCGCTTGGGTGACGGCGGTGCTAGTTTTGAAATTCTTGGGATAAAAATTCCCAAAATGGAGCTGCCGGTTACTTCTGGGCGTAATACAGCCAGCGTGATTGATGCGGCGGCTTTAAAGTATCGTACCGAACGGATGGGTTTTGACGCATTATCCACATTAGAAGAACGCCAGCGCAAGCTGATTAAGGAAAATGAAGTCCATGACCAGCAAAACAACTAA